In Eleutherodactylus coqui strain aEleCoq1 chromosome 4, aEleCoq1.hap1, whole genome shotgun sequence, the following are encoded in one genomic region:
- the LOC136626614 gene encoding uncharacterized protein: protein MFQEDLEFEELDYSSDSFGEDLQSESEEDEDLPETRQYSAVQQQLLDSLYAQADISSLQCFQNDPQGAPEAGASGSTEDPHGRLGNKEWCHCGQCICMPTVAECVCCREHDVVLQILPEACLCVTQHPLFAQYALVRENLEHAIRLSALVTRRQYDTTNNRVMRVGAYRSYTAWIHGFLGKNNRIPIPACVIKSIRTAYPDPHGNYTGFQFYMDLTESNLDFHLNL from the exons ATGTTccaggaagatcttgaatttgaggagcttgattattcatcagattcttttggagag gatTTACAATCTGAGAgcgaggaagatgaggatttaccCGAAACACGGCAATATTCTGCG gttcaacaacaactgttagactcgctatatgctcaggcggacataagcagtctaCAGTGTTTTCAGAATGATCCGCAGGGTGCACCAGAAGCGGGTGCTTCAGGATCCACTGAAGATCCCCATGGCAGGCTTGGCAACAAAGAGTGGTGTCACTGTGggcagtgcatttgcatgcccacAGTGGCAGAGTGTGTGTGTTGCCGAGAACACGATGTGGTCCTACAGATTTTACCGGAAGCTTGCCTATGTGTGACACAACATCCATTATTTGCCCAGTATGCGCTTGTACGTGAAAACCTAGAACACGCCATAAGATTATCGGCACTGGTCACCCGGAGACAGTACgacaccacaaacaatag ggttatgcgtgtgggcgcatatcgctcttatacagcgtggatacacggattcttggggaaaaacaatagaatcccCATACCAGCGTGCGTTATAAAATCGATACGTACAGCTTACCCTGATCCGCACGGAAATTACACGGGTTTCCAGTTCTACATGGACCTGACTGAAAGCAATTTGGATTTTCATTTGAACTTATAG